A genomic window from Candidatus Hydrogenedentota bacterium includes:
- the tssI gene encoding type VI secretion system tip protein VgrG, whose amino-acid sequence FHGDRYGKQDENDSCWIRVSQFWAGKHWGAIHIPRMDQEVVVEFLEGDPDRPLITGRVYNREQMPPWDLPRHKTQSGILTRSTLHGTQSDANLIRFEDKKGEEELHVHAQRNLVTVVEKDEIRWVWENSHITTWKDHIEHVNGNMQLLVGTEGGNQDVWVSGNKTETIGANNDFHV is encoded by the coding sequence TTCCATGGGGACCGTTACGGCAAGCAAGACGAGAACGATTCGTGTTGGATTCGCGTCAGCCAATTCTGGGCCGGCAAGCACTGGGGGGCCATCCACATTCCGCGAATGGACCAGGAAGTGGTGGTCGAGTTCCTCGAAGGCGACCCCGACCGACCCCTGATCACCGGCCGGGTCTACAACCGCGAGCAGATGCCGCCGTGGGATCTGCCGCGGCACAAGACGCAATCAGGCATCCTCACGCGCTCCACGCTTCACGGCACCCAGAGCGACGCCAACCTGATTCGTTTCGAGGACAAGAAGGGCGAGGAGGAACTCCACGTCCACGCCCAGCGCAATCTCGTCACCGTCGTCGAGAAGGACGAAATCCGCTGGGTCTGGGAGAACAGCCACATCACGACCTGGAAGGACCACATCGAGCATGTCAATGGAAACATGCAGTTGCTCGTCGGCACCGAGGGCGGGAACCAGGACGTCTGGGTATCCGGCAACAAGACCGAAACCATCGGCGCCAACAACGATTTCCACGTCA